The genomic interval CAAGAAAGACTAATAGCGTCTTCTGGTTTTTTTCCAATACGGTATAAACCTGCAGCAGCAAAAATAGCTCCATCCCAAGTTTCACTTTCTTCTAATTTCTGTAAACGAGTATTTACATTTCCTCTTAAACCTTCTACCTTATGTGTTGGATATCTATCTAACCACATTGCTTTTCTACGCAAACTTCCGGTTGCAATAATTCCACCTGGTTGTCCAAAAAACTCTTCATTTCCTTTTAATAGTAAAACATCAGAATAATCATCACGCCTTAAAACAGCTGCTTGTGTAATTCCTTCTGGTAAAACTGTAGGTACATCTTTAAGAGAATGTACAGCAATATCAATATCACCATTTAACATAGCAACATCTAAATTTTTAGTAAAGACACCTGTAACTCCTAAATCATATAAGGGTTTGTCTAAAACAATATCTCCTAAAGATTTTATAGGAACAATTACAGACTCATAGCCTAATTCTTTTAATTCTTTGCGCACTTTATTAGCTTGCCAAAGCGCTAATTCGCTATCACGAGTTCCTATTTTTATTATTTTCTGCATGGAGTTTTTGATTAAGATTTAAAAACCTTATTAATTACTTGTAAGCTTTGTGTAACAGATGTTTCTTCATCTTTTAAGTGTTTCACAAATTGGGTGGTTATTTTCTGTATAAAACGTGACGTTAAAATTTCTGCCTGACTTTCATCAAAACCAGCTATTTTTTTCTTCTGAAAATTAATTTCGTCAGTTGTAATATTTTCTAATGATTTCTTTAAAGCAGCAATTGCAGGCGTAAACCTTCTATGGTTTAACCATTCATTAAACTCTGCTTTATGAGTCTCTATAATTGCTTCTGCATACGGTACTTCTTGCTGACGAACCGCTAAAGTTTCATGTGTAATTTTAGAAAGCTCATCTATATTTACTAAAGTAACATCTTTAAAATCAGCAACATCTTTTGCCACGTTTTCGGGCATCGATAAATCTAAAATTAATAAATCTTTATTTTTAGCAATAAGTTCTTTTGTAATAGTAGGTTTATCTGCTCCTGTAGAAACAATTAAAACATCTGCTTTTTCTATTTCATCAGATAAGTTTTCTATTACTGATTTTCTAATAGTAGCATGTTCTTTTACAAATTCTGTTGTTTTCTCTTCCGTTCTATTAATTAGACAAACAGATTTATTTTGTGTGTATTCTGCTAGGTTTTTACAAGTGTACTTCCCCATTTTACCCAAACCAAAAACTAAAATATTTTTAGAATTATAATCTGGTAAATGTTTAATAAGATATTGAATAGCAGCATAAGAAACAGAGGTTGTCCCAGAGCTTAATCTTGTTTCATTTTTAACTCTTTTACTTGCTTGCAATACAGAGTTAATCAACCTTTCTGAATACGCATTGGTCGTTTTTAAAGATTTTGCTACTT from Polaribacter sejongensis carries:
- the hemA gene encoding glutamyl-tRNA reductase; protein product: MQEHRQEHFYNIGVSYKKADANTRGKFSLSKENQISLLKLSKERGYKGVFIISTCNRTEISGFAERPCQLIELLCEFSEGTIQEFSKVSNVYKNQEAIHQLFRIGTGLESQILGDYEIVGQLRQSYKVAKSLKTTNAYSERLINSVLQASKRVKNETRLSSGTTSVSYAAIQYLIKHLPDYNSKNILVFGLGKMGKYTCKNLAEYTQNKSVCLINRTEEKTTEFVKEHATIRKSVIENLSDEIEKADVLIVSTGADKPTITKELIAKNKDLLILDLSMPENVAKDVADFKDVTLVNIDELSKITHETLAVRQQEVPYAEAIIETHKAEFNEWLNHRRFTPAIAALKKSLENITTDEINFQKKKIAGFDESQAEILTSRFIQKITTQFVKHLKDEETSVTQSLQVINKVFKS